One Loxodonta africana isolate mLoxAfr1 chromosome 6, mLoxAfr1.hap2, whole genome shotgun sequence DNA window includes the following coding sequences:
- the CHPF gene encoding chondroitin sulfate synthase 2 translates to MRASLLLSVLRPAGPVAVGISLGFTLSLLSVTWVEEPCGPGPPQPGDSELPQRGNTNAARRPNSVQPGGERERPGAGAGAGENWEPRVLPYHPAQPGQAAKKAVRTRYISTELGIRQRLLVAVLTSQATLPTLGVAVNRTLGHRLERVVFLTGARGRRAPPGMAVVTLGEERPIGHLHLALRHLLDQHSDDFDWFFLVPDATYTEAHGLVRLAGRLSLATSTHLYLGRPQDFIGGEPAPGRYCHGSFGVLLSRTLLQQLRPHLEGCRNDIVSARPDEWLGRCILDATGVGCTGDHEGVHYSYLELSPGEPVQEGDPRFRSTLTAHPVRDPVHMYQLHKAFARAELERTYQEIQELQWEIQNTSRLAADGERAAAWPVGIPAPSRPASRFEVLRWEYFTEQHAFSCADGSPRCPLRGVDRADVADVLGAALEELNRRYHPALRLQKQQLVNGYRRFDPARGMEYTLDLQLEALTPQGGRWPLTRRVQLLRPLSRVEILPVPYVTEASRLTVLLPLAAAERDLAPGFLEAFATAALEPGDAAAALTLLLLYEPRQAQRAAHADVFAPVKAHVAELERRFPGARVPWLSVQTAAPSALRLMDLLSKKHPLDTLFLLAGPDTVLTPDFLNRCRMHAISGWQAFFPMHFQAFHPAVAPPQGPGPPELGRDTGRFDHQAASEACFYNSDYVAARSRLAAAAEQEEELVESLDVYELFLRFSGLHVLRAVEPALLQRYRAQPCSARLSEDLYHRCRQSVLEGLGSRTQLAMLLFEQEQGNST, encoded by the exons ATGCGGGCGTCGCTGCTGCTGTCGGTGCTGCGGCCCGCGGGGCCCGTGGCCGTGGGCATCTCCCTGGGCTTCACTCTGAGTCTGCTTAGTGTCACCTGGGTGGAGGAGCCTTGCGGTCCAGGGCCCCCCCAGCCTGGAGACTCCGAGCTGCCGCAGCGCGGCAACACCAACGCGGCCCGCCGGCCCAATTCTGTGCAACCTGGCGGGGAGCGTGAGAGGCCCGGGGCCGGCGCAGGCGCCGGGGAGAACTGGGAGCCGCGCGTCTTGCCCTACCACCCTGCTCAGCCTGGCCAGGCTGCCAAAAAGGCCGTCAG GACCCGCTACATCAGCACAGAGCTGGGCATCAGACAGAGGCTTCTCGTGGCGGTGCTGACCTCACAGGCCACGCTGCCCACTCTGGGTGTGGCTGTGAACCGCACGCTGGGGCATCGGCTAGAGCGTGTGGTGTTCTTGACCGGTGCTCGGGGGCGTCGGGCACCTCCAGGCATGGCCGTGGTGACGTTGGGTGAGGAGCGGCCCATTGGCCACCTACACCTGGCACTGCGCCACCTGCTGGATCAGCACAGTGACGACTTTGACTGGTTCTTCCTAGTGCCCGATGCCACCTACACCGAGGCACATGGACTGGTGCGCCTAGCTGGCCGCCTCAGCCTGGCCACTTCTACGCACCTCTATTTGGGCCGGCCCCAGGACTTCATTGGCGGGGAGCCCGCCCCAGGCCGCTACTGCCACGGCAGCTTTGGGGTGCTGCTGTCTCGCACGTTGCTGCAGCAGCTGCGCCCCCACCTGGAAGGCTGCCGCAACGACATCGTCAGTGCGCGCCCAGACGAGTGGCTGGGACGCTGCATCCTCGATGCCACCGGCGTGGGCTGCACAGGAGACCACGAG GGGGTGCACTATAGCTATCTGGAGCTGAGCCCTGGGGAACCTGTACAGGAGGGGGACCCTCGTTTCCGCAGTACCCTGACAGCCCATCCTGTGCGTGACCCTGTGCACATGTACCAACTGCACAAGGCCTTTGCCCGAGCTGAGCTGGAGCGCACGTACCAGGAGATCCAGGAGTTGCAG TGGGAGATCCAGAACACCAGCCGCTTGGCAGCCGATGGCGAACGAGCAGCTGCCTGGCCTGTGGGTATTCCAGCTCCCTCCCGCCCGGCCTCCCGCTTTGAGGTCCTGCGCTGGGAATACTTCACAGAACAGCATGCTTTCTCCTGTGCTGATGGCTCGCCCCGCTGCCCGCTCCGTGGGGTTGACCGAGCCGACGTAGCTGATGTTCTCGGGGCAGCCCTGGAGGAGCTGAACCGCCGCTACCATCCAGCACTGCGGCTCCAGAAGCAGCAGCTGGTTAATGGCTACCGACGCTTTGATCCTGCCCGGGGTATGGAGTACACACTGGACCTGCAGCTAGAGGCGCTGACTCCCCAGGGTGGCCGCTGGCCCCTCACCCGCCGAGTACAGCTGCTCCGGCCGCTGAGCCGCGTGGAGATCCTGCCTGTACCCTATGTCACTGAGGCCTCACGTCTCACTGTGTTGCTGCCCCTGGCTGCAGCTGAGCGTGACCTGGCTCCTGGCTTCCTGGAGGCCTTTGCCACTGCAGCACTGGAGCCTGGCGATGCTGCAGCAGCCCTGACTCTGCTGCTGCTGTACGAGCCCCGCCAGGCCCAGCGGGCAGCCCACGCAGATGTCTTTGCGCCTGTCAAAGCCCATGTGGCAGAGCTGGAGCGGCGTTTCCCTGGTGCCCGGGTGCCCTGGCTCAGCGTGCAGACAGCAGCCCCCTCAGCCCTGCGCCTCATGGACCTGCTCTCCAAGAAGCACCCACTGGACACGCTGTTCCTGCTGGCCGGGCCAGACACAGTGCTCACTCCTGACTTCCTGAACCGCTGCCGCATGCATGCCATCTCCGGCTGGCAGGCCTTCTTTCCCATGCACTTCCAGGCCTTCCACCCGGCCGTGGCCCCACCACAGGGTCCTGGGCCACCAGAGTTGGGCCGTGACACAGGCCGCTTCGATCACCAGGCAGCCAGTGAGGCCTGCTTCTACAACTCCGACTACGTGGCAGCCCGCAGTCGGCTGGCGGCAGCTGCAGAACaggaggaggagctggtggagaGCCTGGACGTGTATGAGCTGTTTCTGCGGTTCTCGGGCCTGCACGTTCTGCGGGCGGTGGAACCCGCACTGCTGCAGCGCTACCGGGCCCAGCCGTGCAGTGCACGGCTCAGCGAGGACCTGTACCACCGCTGCCGCCAGAGTGTGCTTGAGGGCCTCGGCTCCCGCACTCAGCTCGCCATGCTGCTCTTTGAGCAGGAACAGGGCAACAGCACCTGA